A single window of Deltaproteobacteria bacterium DNA harbors:
- the hemB gene encoding porphobilinogen synthase, with translation MYFPVYRPRRLRKNETFRRMIRETKLSGDDFIYPLFVIHGRKARNEIRSMPGIAQLSVDLAVKEAEEAFNLGIPAVILFGIPKKKDPRGSEAYARSGIIQQAIRAIKDRLPELVVITDICLCEYTSHGHCGVVIKDQVDNDATLDLLAKMSLSHAEAGADMVAPSDMMDGRVKVIREILDQNGLENIPIMSYAAKHASGFYGPFQEAAESTPQFGDRRSYQMDPANAREALREAGLDIQEGADIIMVKPALSYLDIIRAVREEFNIPVGAYNVSGEYSMIKAAAQRGWLDEERVMMEVLTSIKRAGADLILTYFAKEATKVLQR, from the coding sequence ATGTATTTTCCCGTTTATCGTCCGAGGCGTTTGAGAAAGAATGAGACTTTCAGGAGAATGATTCGGGAGACGAAATTATCCGGGGATGATTTCATCTACCCTCTCTTCGTTATTCACGGCCGGAAAGCCAGAAACGAGATTCGCTCCATGCCCGGGATCGCCCAACTGTCCGTGGACTTGGCTGTCAAGGAAGCGGAAGAGGCTTTCAACCTGGGTATTCCGGCAGTCATCCTCTTCGGTATACCCAAAAAAAAAGATCCCCGGGGCTCCGAAGCCTATGCCCGTTCCGGAATCATCCAACAAGCCATCCGGGCCATCAAAGACAGGCTTCCGGAGCTCGTGGTCATTACGGACATTTGCCTCTGTGAATATACCAGCCATGGGCACTGCGGAGTTGTGATCAAGGATCAGGTGGATAATGATGCCACCCTCGACCTTTTGGCCAAAATGTCTCTCTCCCACGCCGAAGCCGGCGCGGATATGGTCGCTCCCTCAGACATGATGGATGGGAGGGTAAAGGTAATCCGCGAGATTCTTGATCAGAACGGCTTGGAAAACATTCCCATCATGTCCTACGCGGCCAAGCATGCCTCGGGATTTTACGGTCCTTTCCAGGAGGCCGCGGAATCCACGCCTCAATTTGGAGACCGCAGATCTTACCAAATGGACCCGGCCAATGCCCGTGAAGCTCTGCGGGAAGCAGGGCTGGATATTCAGGAGGGGGCGGATATCATCATGGTTAAACCGGCGCTTTCTTACCTGGACATTATCCGCGCGGTACGGGAGGAATTCAATATTCCCGTTGGGGCGTACAACGTAAGTGGAGAGTATTCCATGATCAAAGCCGCAGCGCAGCGCGGATGGTTGGATGAAGAACGCGTGATGATGGAAGTCCTCACGTCCATCAAACGAGCCGGTGCCGACCTGATTTTAACTTACTTTGCCAAGGAAGCGACGAAGGTATTGCAAAGGTAA